From the genome of Thermodesulfobacteriota bacterium:
CCATCAGGGACAGCATGATGGCATAGGTGATGTAGCCCTCGCTGCCTGCCGTCGCCAGAGGGGCCAGAGAGGCGGAGGTCATCAGGGACACCACCGCCACCGGGCCGGTCGCCAGCTGGCGGCTGGAGCCGAACAGAGCCGCGATCATCGGCGGCAGGAAAGAGGCATACAGACCATAGTAGGAGGGCATACCCGCCAGCTGAGCATAAGCCATGGATTGAGGAATCAGCACCAGCGCCACGGTCAGCCCGGCGATTCCGTCCGCCTTGAACTTGTCCAGATTATAGCCCCGCAACCAGGCCATAAAGGGGAAAATCTTGTTGATCATACCGTCGCCATTCCTTCCGTATTTATCATTTTATCATAAGACCGATTAGACGCATCAGTTCATTATATAAGGCGCCTGCATCATAAAGGTTGCAGTTTTTGAAGCGGACAATCCCGTCCACCGTGGACAGCAGGACGAGGGCGGTTTTGCGGGGAGAGAGGTCGCCTACCGATCCGTCCGCTTGTCCTTTGATCAGGGCTTTTTCGAAAATATCCACAAAACAGTTGTAAATTTCTTCCAGCAGGGTCCGGCAGTAAACGTTTTCTTCGGCGAGTTTGTAAGGGTAGTAGCGATGGAGCAGGAGAAACCAGGGTTGCCGGATACCGGCCAGGTAAAGGTAAAAGGCCAGTGACGCTTCCAGCAGAGAGGCGCCGTCGGGAAACTCTTTTTCACCAAAATACCGGGAGAACTCTTCCAGTATTCCGTCTTTGACGT
Proteins encoded in this window:
- a CDS encoding TetR/AcrR family transcriptional regulator, whose protein sequence is MSKKQEILEIATFLFATRGFKEASMGEVASMSGIATATVFYHYKTKEDLFLAVLSNVKDGILEEFSRYFGEKEFPDGASLLEASLAFYLYLAGIRQPWFLLLHRYYPYKLAEENVYCRTLLEEIYNCFVDIFEKALIKGQADGSVGDLSPRKTALVLLSTVDGIVRFKNCNLYDAGALYNELMRLIGLMIK